GGCCAGCTATCTGCTTTTCCACTGGTGGGCGGTCCTGACCCTCCTGACCGCCGCCGCGGCGCAGGCCGTCCCCAGCTTCCGCTTCCCCATCGTGCCGCTGGCGAGTCCCTCCGCGGCGCTGCTGCACCTGGGCCTGCCTTTCCTGGCCCTGGCCGCCACGCGTCTGGCCCTCGCGGCGCGCAGGGGATCGTTGGCGGGTTGAGCCGTCGATGCACGGCGCCAGGGGCGCCGGCCCGGTGCAGACAACCTGAACCGCCCGCGCGCGGCGGGCTGGCGCCGGGGCGGCGCTGCCCCTATGCTGCGCCCCGCAAGTTGCGCCGTTTTCCGACTTTCCTCCTGGCCCGCGACCGCCCGGCCCCTGCCCCGCAGGTGCCCCGGCCCGCCGTCCTGCCGATCGGTTGCCGTCGCCCGCCCGCCCCGGACGCTTCGTCCGCGGCGTGTACGACCCAACGGGGTTCCGTGGTGCGGCGTTGAAGGAACGCCCCGGTCCCCTCGCCCGCCAACCTGGCGCGGCGTCTATCGACAAGGACTGAACCATGCGTTTCGACGACCTCGGGCTGCTGCCCGAACTCATCCGTGCCCTGGCCGACCAGGGCTACACCGACCCGACCCCGGTGCAGGCCCAGGCGATCCCGCCGGCGCTGGCCGGCCAGGACCTGCTGGCCGCCGCGCAGACCGGCACCGGCAAGACCGCCGCCTTCGCGCTGCCGCTGCTGCAGCGCCTGTCCGCCCTGCCCCGGCAGCCCGGCCAGACCCGGCCGCGCGCCCTGGTGCTGACCCCGACCCGCGAGCTGGCCCTGCAGGTCAACGAGAGCCTGCGCGCCTACGGCAAGCACCTGCGCCTGAAGACCGCCGTGATCTTCGGCGGTGTCGGCATGCAGCCGCAGGTCGACGCGCTGCGCCGCGGCGTCGACATCGTGGTGGCCTGCCCGGGCCGCCTGATCGACCACATGGGCCGGCGCAGCGTCGACCTGTCCGGGATCTCGATCCTGGTGCTGGACGAGGCCGACCGCATGCTCGACATGGGCTTCCTGCCGGCGATGCAACGGGTCCTGGCCGCACTGCCGCGGCAGAACCGCCAGACCCTGCTGTTCTCGGCGACCTTCCCGGAGCCGATCAAGGCTCTGGCCCGCGAGTTCATGCGCAGCCCGGCCGAGGTCCAGGTGGCGGCGCGCAACAGCGTCGCCGCCACGGTCAGCCACCGCGTGCACCCGGTCGACGCTGCGCGCAAGCGCGAGCTGCTGCTGGAGCTGCTCAGCCGCGACAGCCGCAGGCAGACCCTGGTGTTCGCCCGCACCAAGCACGGCTCGGACAAGCTGGCGAAGTTCCTGGAGGCCAGCGGCCTGCGCTGCGCGGTGATCCACGGCAACAAGAGCCAGAACGCCCGCACCCGCGCACTGTCCGACTTCAAGGCCGGCAAGGCGACGATCATGATCGCCACCGACATCGCCGCGCGCGGCATCGACATCGACCAGCTGCCGGTGGTGATCAACTTCGAGCTGCCAATGGTGGCCGAGGACTACGTGCACCGGATCGGCCGCACCGGCCGGGCCGGCGCCGAGGGCCAGGCGATCTCGCTGGTCTGCCCGGAGGAGTCCTCGCAGTTGCGCGACATCCAGCGGGTGATCGGCCGCGACATCGAGCAGGCGCTGGTCGCCGGCTTCGAGCCGCACCAGCCGCTGCGCCTGGATGGCCGCGCCCCCAGCCAGCCGGCGCGCCGCGCCGAGTGGCGGTAACGGCCAGGCCCAGGGGCAGCGCGGCGAACCGCCGGCGGGGCACCGGCCAGCCCCGCGCGGGCGGGTCGGGACGCGCCGGCCAGCTCGGCGGCCGTACGGGCGCTGGCCGTGACGGCCAGTCCGGCAGCACCCAGTGGCCGCGCTGGCGAAGCCGGTGGCGCGGCGCGAGGGCCAGCCGGGCAAGCGCCGCAGCAGTGGCCCGCGGCCATGCCGGTGCAGGCCGTGGCATGACCGGCGCCGGCCGACCGGCGGCCGCGGCGGCGACCGCACCGCCGCCTCGCCGCACCGCAGATCATGGCAAGCCCCGACCCTCTCCCCCGGCCCCTCTCCCACAGGGAGAGCGCCGCCGCGCGCCGCGTCCGGGGGCCTAGGGAGCCGGGACCCGGGACCCGGAACCGGCACCGGCACCGGAACCGGAACCGGAACCGGAACCGGAACCGGCACCGGGGACCGGGGACCGGGGAACAGTACGCCTGGGCTTCAGACGGCGTTGCGCTGGGCCTCAGGTGCCGCCCTTCGCGGCAACTGATCGGTGCTTGCCGCCTCCAGCGTGGCTCGCCATCTGCCAGACGCGGACGGTCGGTGCGACGACACCGCACTTCTCCCCTCCCCCGCCTGCGGGGGAGGGGCGGGGGAGAGGGCTGCCCGGGCCAGCGCGCGCCGCTGGACCAGCAACGATGCAGATCATGGCAAGCCCCGACCCTCTCCCCCGGCCCCTCTCCCACAGGGAGAGGGGAGCACAGCGCGCTCCGCTCGCCGACCACCGAGTCCTGGTCCTCGGTCTCCGATCCTGGGCTGAGACACGGCGCTAGTCAGGTCTCCCAGAGGGAGAGCACAGCGCGCTCCGGGTCCAGGATCCCGGAGCTCGGGACTCGGCTCACCGAGTCCCGAGTCTCGGCCCCTTGATCACCGTAACTGCGCGATGTCCGCCGGCAGGGCTTCCTGTACGGTGCGATCGTCGTTGCGGCCCAACCAGCCGGCGAGGTCGTCGATGCGGCAGGCACGCTGCAGTTTGCCGTGGGCTTCGTCCCAGGCTTCCGGACCCAGCCGCTCGACCAGCCGCCGGTCGGCGAACACCATCGCCCGGGTGCTGTAGATCGCGTTGCCGGGCAGCCTGTCCCAGGTCGATTCGTACATCGGCAGACTGCCCATCATCAGGGCATACAGGCCGTCGACGCCGAGACCTTGGCCACCGCGGGCCGGACTGATGCGGATCAGCAGGGGTCGGCGCCCAGGCTGCACCTGGCCGTCGGTCTCGATGACGAAGGGAACCGCCATGCACCCGTACTGCGGCTCGCCCTCGCCACCGAGCAGTGCGGTCTGGGCGGTGCGCTCGTCGGCCCGCCAGTAGCGGTCCAGCTCGGCCTGGTCGACCACCACCAGTTCGTCGTCCTGGGCCGACACGGGCGGGACGAGGCACGCGGCAACAACCAGGATGAGGGGGCGCAGCAGGGTCGGGGCAGCCATGGCGATTCCGTGCAGGGAGGTTGGGGAGGCCGGCTCGCTCGCCGACGCAGGCGCACCTTAGCGGATCGCGACGCGCACCGGCAGCGCCGCGGCGCGCCTCGTTCAGGCAGTGGATGCACGCGCCGTCAGCTCGGCCAGCGCCGCGGGGATGGCCGCCGGACCATCGGCCAGGCACAGCCGCGGGTGGCCGGCTTCGACGCCGTGAGCGAGTTCGTGCGCCCAGGTAGTGTGATAGGGCACATGCACCGCCCAGCCGCCCAGGGCCAGCACCGGCTCGGCGTCCGAGCGCAGCGAATTGCCGACCATCGCGAAGCGCGCGGCGTCCAGGTCGAATTCGGCGAGCACCCGGGC
This genomic interval from Lysobacterales bacterium contains the following:
- a CDS encoding DEAD/DEAH box helicase, with amino-acid sequence MRFDDLGLLPELIRALADQGYTDPTPVQAQAIPPALAGQDLLAAAQTGTGKTAAFALPLLQRLSALPRQPGQTRPRALVLTPTRELALQVNESLRAYGKHLRLKTAVIFGGVGMQPQVDALRRGVDIVVACPGRLIDHMGRRSVDLSGISILVLDEADRMLDMGFLPAMQRVLAALPRQNRQTLLFSATFPEPIKALAREFMRSPAEVQVAARNSVAATVSHRVHPVDAARKRELLLELLSRDSRRQTLVFARTKHGSDKLAKFLEASGLRCAVIHGNKSQNARTRALSDFKAGKATIMIATDIAARGIDIDQLPVVINFELPMVAEDYVHRIGRTGRAGAEGQAISLVCPEESSQLRDIQRVIGRDIEQALVAGFEPHQPLRLDGRAPSQPARRAEWR